Proteins from a single region of Desulfobacter postgatei 2ac9:
- a CDS encoding DUF58 domain-containing protein, with product MIPAHIIKKIKQIHIKSRKTVNTLMAGQYRSVFKGSGIEFEEVREYAPGDDVKSIDWNVSARTGKVFVKLFREERESIVMLLIDMSASLNFGTHSGSKLEKVAELASVLAFNAIKNNDKVGVIFFTDQVEKYIPPKKGSAHIWRVIKEIFTFAPRGVGTDIACALDFMAKISKKRSFAFVISDYLSPEYEKNLRLLNRRHEVVGLRVFDEGAFHLPFAGIVRVKDFETGEETLMDAGSKKMRQWYTDQRQKIHSLTESVFTKARVDLVDVTTAESVSDVLTRYFMLRESRR from the coding sequence ATGATTCCTGCCCATATCATAAAAAAAATTAAGCAAATTCATATAAAGTCCCGCAAAACAGTCAACACCCTGATGGCAGGGCAATACCGCTCTGTCTTCAAAGGCTCGGGCATTGAATTTGAAGAGGTGCGCGAGTACGCCCCGGGTGACGATGTCAAGTCTATTGACTGGAATGTCTCTGCGCGTACGGGAAAGGTGTTTGTCAAGCTGTTCAGGGAAGAGCGCGAATCCATTGTCATGTTGCTCATTGACATGAGCGCGTCTTTAAATTTCGGCACCCATTCGGGCAGCAAACTTGAAAAGGTGGCCGAACTTGCATCGGTTCTGGCATTTAATGCCATTAAAAATAATGACAAGGTGGGTGTGATTTTTTTCACGGACCAGGTGGAAAAGTATATCCCGCCTAAAAAGGGCTCTGCCCATATCTGGCGGGTGATCAAGGAAATTTTTACCTTTGCGCCCAGAGGCGTGGGCACGGATATCGCCTGTGCCCTGGATTTCATGGCAAAAATCAGTAAAAAGCGCAGTTTTGCCTTTGTGATTTCCGATTATCTCTCTCCGGAGTACGAAAAAAACCTGCGCCTTTTAAACCGGCGGCATGAGGTGGTGGGCCTGCGTGTGTTTGATGAGGGGGCTTTTCACCTGCCCTTTGCCGGTATTGTGCGGGTAAAGGATTTTGAAACCGGGGAAGAGACGCTCATGGATGCGGGCAGCAAAAAGATGCGGCAATGGTATACGGATCAGCGGCAGAAAATCCATTCTTTGACCGAATCGGTGTTTACCAAAGCCCGGGTGGATCTTGTGGATGTCACCACGGCTGAGAGTGTGTCCGACGTATTGACCCGGTATTTCATGCTGCGGGAGAGCAGACGCTGA
- a CDS encoding VWA domain-containing protein, protein MFRFASPWFLLLLILPWLWLLVHTVKSTKRFSFKWLPKPSGHTIRVSSLTGTSHVPFSFAVMGARLMPLVKVLGLSLMILALARPQAGERKINVDTEGINIVLALDLSGSMKALDFKRDDKIVTRLDAVKGVISDFIMKREGDRIGLVVFGTHAFTQVPLTRDYNTIAFMLDHLKIGAAGPNTAIGDAMGISLKRLEDIPAKSNIIILLTDGKSNAGELSWQEAAKIAAQKKIKIHTIGVGSTGKAPFLVDGLFGQQYVYRQVDMDWDALDAIAKQTGGTFFKAKDTDSLASIYKMIDSMEKTTVKVDKWVDYRELYTLFLIPGLLLYLTCLGLGSTRLLELP, encoded by the coding sequence ATGTTTCGATTTGCCTCACCCTGGTTTCTGCTGCTGCTTATTCTGCCCTGGCTCTGGCTGCTGGTTCACACGGTTAAGAGTACCAAACGGTTTTCATTCAAGTGGCTGCCCAAGCCTTCTGGCCACACGATCCGGGTGTCAAGCCTGACCGGTACTTCCCACGTGCCGTTCAGTTTTGCTGTAATGGGGGCCCGTCTCATGCCCCTGGTGAAGGTGCTGGGCTTGAGTCTTATGATTCTTGCCCTTGCCCGGCCCCAGGCCGGCGAGCGCAAAATCAATGTAGATACCGAAGGGATAAATATTGTTCTGGCCCTTGACCTGTCCGGGTCCATGAAAGCCCTTGATTTCAAACGAGACGACAAGATCGTCACCCGTCTTGACGCGGTCAAGGGGGTGATTTCCGATTTCATCATGAAAAGGGAAGGGGACCGCATCGGCCTTGTGGTGTTCGGCACCCATGCCTTTACCCAGGTGCCGTTGACCCGGGACTACAACACCATTGCATTTATGCTGGATCATTTAAAGATCGGGGCTGCCGGACCCAACACCGCCATTGGCGATGCCATGGGTATTTCGCTCAAGCGCCTGGAAGACATTCCGGCCAAATCGAACATCATTATTCTGCTCACCGATGGTAAGAGCAATGCCGGAGAATTGTCCTGGCAGGAGGCCGCCAAGATCGCGGCCCAAAAAAAGATTAAAATCCACACGATCGGCGTGGGCTCTACGGGCAAAGCCCCTTTCCTTGTGGACGGACTTTTTGGCCAGCAGTATGTGTACCGCCAGGTGGATATGGACTGGGACGCCCTTGACGCCATTGCCAAGCAAACCGGGGGAACCTTTTTTAAGGCCAAGGATACCGACAGCCTTGCATCCATTTATAAAATGATTGATTCAATGGAAAAGACAACGGTTAAGGTGGACAAATGGGTGGATTACAGGGAGCTTTATACCCTGTTCCTGATCCCGGGACTGCTGCTTTACCTTACATGCCTGGGCCTTGGCAGCACAAGACTTCTGGAGTTGCCTTAA
- a CDS encoding vWA domain-containing protein, whose amino-acid sequence MKFDHPQILFFLWGLLPLSGLLVYGIYRHKKILARYAKAPMFEHILPGFSYGPKWVKAILSVMATGFAVVALAGPLAGYRWEKITRKGVDIMIALDCSRSMLAQDVSPTRLTRAKREIIDLTRLMHSDRAGLVAFSGAAVLQCPLTLDYNAFGIFLDALDPDYLPVGGTDLTAALESCYNGFDPSSTAGKAVILITDGEDTADDEAALTEVVEKFAKEKIRIFAIGVGDRAGAPIPAKGGGFKKDGAGNIILSKVNETMLKKITAMTQGRYVRSVAGDMDLEQIYSGDILGTMEQTELTQGRKKVWEKRFQWALLPCVLLLIAEICFPQGSGRKHGVKSGRSLICLVIALGLMTPGLARAGFWTSPVKQGMQAWDDKQFEQAKKHFIDAQLENPDDPRLYYNIGAAAYAAGEYDLAESNFAQAVNAKDGELKHNALYNLANTRYRQNHLEKAIEDYQSLINAFPDDTQAKENLEFVKKKLEEQKQQQQDQKNQDQKNKDEQNKNQGDQNQKDPNNHDQNQNPQGSEDKKNPSEKQNQNQAQGKDQKDQGDKNRQNKPEKNTQQPNQPQTDRHQDMSAQESQDPTAQTGKAGQGQKGEDNMQQAQSKMLENRLNRLEDKPGMALIPQTGVRNNDKDW is encoded by the coding sequence ATGAAATTTGATCATCCACAAATTCTGTTTTTTCTGTGGGGGCTTTTGCCCCTTTCAGGATTGCTGGTGTACGGCATTTACCGGCACAAAAAGATCCTTGCCCGGTATGCAAAAGCGCCAATGTTTGAGCATATCCTGCCGGGCTTCTCCTATGGCCCCAAATGGGTGAAAGCTATTTTATCCGTGATGGCCACAGGATTTGCCGTGGTGGCCCTGGCAGGGCCACTTGCCGGATACCGCTGGGAAAAAATCACCCGGAAAGGGGTGGATATCATGATTGCCTTAGATTGCTCCCGCAGCATGCTCGCCCAGGATGTTTCCCCCACACGGCTGACCCGGGCCAAACGGGAAATCATCGACCTGACCCGCCTGATGCATTCGGACCGGGCAGGACTTGTGGCCTTTTCAGGCGCTGCGGTGCTGCAATGTCCGTTAACCCTGGATTATAATGCGTTCGGCATTTTCCTTGATGCTCTGGACCCTGATTATCTGCCTGTGGGAGGTACGGATTTGACCGCAGCCCTTGAGTCTTGTTACAATGGATTTGATCCTTCATCCACTGCGGGAAAAGCCGTTATTCTCATCACCGACGGCGAGGATACCGCCGATGATGAAGCCGCCCTTACTGAGGTTGTGGAAAAATTTGCCAAGGAAAAAATCCGTATTTTCGCCATCGGGGTAGGCGATCGGGCCGGAGCCCCGATCCCGGCCAAGGGCGGGGGATTTAAAAAGGATGGGGCAGGCAATATCATTTTGTCAAAAGTGAACGAGACCATGCTTAAAAAAATTACTGCCATGACCCAGGGCCGCTATGTACGATCCGTGGCTGGGGACATGGACCTTGAACAAATTTATTCCGGGGATATCCTGGGCACCATGGAACAAACGGAACTGACCCAGGGTCGCAAAAAAGTCTGGGAAAAACGGTTTCAGTGGGCCTTGCTTCCCTGTGTACTGCTGCTGATTGCCGAAATTTGTTTTCCACAGGGATCGGGCCGCAAGCACGGTGTTAAAAGTGGGCGTTCGCTGATTTGCCTGGTCATTGCCCTGGGCCTTATGACACCGGGACTTGCCAGGGCAGGTTTTTGGACTTCTCCGGTAAAGCAGGGCATGCAGGCCTGGGACGACAAGCAGTTCGAGCAGGCAAAAAAGCATTTTATTGACGCCCAGCTTGAAAATCCGGACGACCCGCGTCTTTATTATAATATCGGTGCTGCGGCCTATGCAGCCGGTGAATATGACCTGGCTGAATCCAATTTTGCCCAGGCTGTGAATGCAAAGGACGGGGAACTTAAACACAATGCCCTGTATAACCTTGCCAATACCCGTTATCGTCAAAACCATCTGGAAAAGGCAATAGAGGATTACCAGAGCCTGATTAACGCGTTCCCCGATGATACCCAGGCCAAAGAAAATCTTGAATTTGTAAAGAAAAAGCTTGAAGAGCAGAAACAGCAACAGCAGGATCAAAAAAATCAAGATCAGAAAAATAAAGACGAGCAGAATAAGAATCAGGGGGATCAAAACCAAAAGGACCCGAATAACCACGATCAGAATCAGAACCCGCAGGGCAGCGAGGATAAGAAAAATCCGTCCGAAAAACAGAATCAGAATCAGGCGCAGGGAAAGGATCAGAAAGACCAGGGAGATAAAAACCGGCAAAATAAACCTGAAAAAAATACCCAGCAGCCAAACCAACCCCAAACGGACCGGCATCAGGATATGTCAGCACAAGAGTCCCAAGACCCGACTGCCCAGACAGGGAAGGCCGGGCAGGGGCAAAAGGGAGAGGATAACATGCAGCAGGCACAGTCAAAAATGCTTGAAAATCGTCTCAACCGCCTCGAAGACAAACCCGGCATGGCCCTGATTCCGCAAACCGGAGTACGAAACAATGATAAAGACTGGTAA
- a CDS encoding BatD family protein, giving the protein MIKTGKFNRMTKTHRYMAGPAIAALLFFIPCTALAFTATAQVDQTRVTPQDVISLQVIVDGGEADVDTSSITGFQVNPAGTQSSRSYINGTWGHKVIYRYMLIPLKTGVLTIPPITCVRDGESVLTREIKILVSEPSARIDDDKGDFFAQAFVSSDGIVPGQQVVYTLKLCTAQQIKGASFDPPRFEGLTAKQLTDWSKYTRTINGRVFMVNETKYLVQADAPGQVTIPPAVFVAQVPIQRTRQRDPFNSVFNDSFIRDSFFDTTPAKPVRVVSNSVNLTVSPLPEYKGDQPFSGLVGQFSISSELDKNRVKTGESATLTVVIKGTGNIMDAALPALNLNTDQFKVYEDTPVQDVQVTEQGFEGHKVFKQALVASVPGKALIPELCLVFFDTESKTYKLTTTTPLTLDVQPGGPVTLVDAASAVNTDAQTQAAVKNEKSEVRLQNRDILDIKENIASIHSRPCLSMGWFVFLVCLPALGFGAAGTVMQFGAREKSLKAQYRKKACDYLKQARKTSPEDPGFLPGLSSALTYAVLARGGKGGESLTRDEVRQILSCNGRNQETVNKVTQLMDAMDAARFGGKPMDENTARSCLGQVSSLIRTLMVVVCVGFSLFMFRSAGLAAQDSAGIIASKQVHAVKDTAGVFVDAVRAYKAGDYAAAAAQFESIAETRVDNPDLFYNIGNAYLKSNDLGRAILWYERARKLAPSDPDLRFNLAYAQSLLKDKKDTSFSFAGIIYFWQGLISLKWLQYASITLSFCFFIWATVQKFRGRQIFSGVGIFIFLFFAGTTLAAGLEYNRINSNVKAVILAEKAGVRSGTMDNATLLFDLHAGTRVRVLEKKDNYMKIRFAKDKVGWVACKNVEII; this is encoded by the coding sequence ATGATAAAGACTGGTAAATTCAATAGGATGACCAAAACGCATCGGTATATGGCAGGACCGGCAATTGCAGCACTGCTCTTTTTCATTCCCTGCACAGCCCTTGCCTTTACCGCCACGGCCCAGGTGGATCAGACCCGTGTTACGCCCCAGGATGTTATTTCATTGCAGGTCATTGTGGACGGCGGTGAGGCCGACGTTGACACCTCTTCCATAACCGGGTTCCAGGTCAATCCCGCCGGGACCCAGTCGAGCAGAAGCTATATCAACGGCACATGGGGCCATAAGGTCATATACCGGTACATGCTGATTCCCTTAAAAACCGGCGTACTGACCATTCCGCCCATTACCTGTGTCCGGGACGGCGAATCGGTATTGACCAGGGAGATTAAAATTCTGGTGTCGGAACCATCGGCCCGGATTGATGATGACAAGGGCGATTTTTTTGCCCAAGCTTTCGTGAGCAGTGACGGGATCGTGCCGGGACAACAGGTTGTGTATACCCTGAAACTATGCACGGCACAACAGATCAAAGGCGCCTCTTTTGATCCCCCCCGGTTTGAGGGCCTGACTGCCAAACAGTTGACGGACTGGTCCAAATATACCCGGACCATCAACGGCCGGGTCTTTATGGTCAATGAGACAAAATATCTGGTCCAGGCGGACGCACCCGGACAGGTTACCATTCCCCCGGCTGTTTTTGTGGCCCAGGTGCCCATACAGCGAACCAGACAACGTGATCCGTTTAATTCCGTATTCAATGATTCGTTTATTCGGGATTCATTCTTCGATACCACACCGGCAAAGCCCGTGCGTGTAGTGTCCAATTCCGTGAATCTGACGGTCTCTCCTTTGCCGGAATATAAGGGGGATCAACCCTTTTCAGGCCTTGTGGGCCAATTTTCCATATCAAGTGAGCTGGACAAAAACAGGGTGAAAACAGGTGAATCCGCCACATTGACCGTTGTTATCAAAGGAACTGGGAACATTATGGATGCGGCGTTGCCTGCCCTGAACCTGAATACGGATCAGTTTAAAGTATATGAAGATACACCGGTTCAGGATGTGCAGGTTACCGAACAAGGATTTGAGGGACACAAAGTGTTCAAGCAAGCGTTGGTGGCTTCTGTTCCTGGAAAAGCCCTTATTCCCGAGCTTTGCCTGGTCTTCTTTGATACGGAATCAAAAACGTATAAACTCACTACCACAACGCCTTTAACACTTGATGTCCAACCGGGCGGCCCTGTGACCTTGGTGGATGCGGCTTCTGCCGTAAATACGGATGCGCAAACCCAGGCGGCAGTCAAAAACGAAAAATCCGAAGTGAGGCTTCAGAACAGGGATATTCTGGATATTAAAGAAAACATTGCGAGTATCCACTCACGCCCCTGTCTTTCCATGGGCTGGTTTGTCTTTCTGGTCTGCCTGCCGGCCTTGGGGTTTGGGGCGGCAGGCACGGTCATGCAGTTTGGCGCCAGGGAAAAATCTTTGAAAGCGCAATACCGTAAAAAAGCATGTGATTATCTAAAACAAGCGCGTAAAACCTCACCGGAGGATCCCGGGTTTCTGCCGGGTTTATCTTCAGCTCTTACCTATGCCGTCCTGGCCCGGGGCGGCAAGGGGGGCGAAAGCCTGACCCGGGATGAGGTCCGGCAGATTCTCTCCTGCAACGGCCGGAACCAGGAAACCGTCAACAAGGTTACCCAGCTGATGGATGCCATGGATGCCGCCCGTTTCGGAGGAAAACCCATGGATGAGAACACCGCAAGAAGCTGCCTGGGCCAGGTTTCATCCCTGATTCGTACGCTTATGGTTGTGGTCTGTGTGGGATTCTCCCTTTTTATGTTCCGGAGCGCGGGTCTGGCTGCCCAGGATAGTGCCGGGATAATCGCCTCAAAACAAGTTCACGCTGTAAAAGACACGGCGGGTGTATTTGTGGATGCGGTGCGTGCATATAAGGCAGGGGATTATGCGGCGGCGGCGGCACAGTTTGAGTCCATCGCTGAAACCCGCGTCGATAATCCGGATCTTTTTTATAATATCGGTAATGCATATTTGAAAAGCAACGATCTGGGCCGAGCCATCCTGTGGTATGAGCGGGCCAGAAAACTTGCACCCTCGGATCCGGATTTAAGATTTAATTTGGCCTATGCCCAAAGCCTTTTAAAAGATAAAAAAGATACCAGCTTCTCCTTTGCCGGTATCATTTATTTCTGGCAGGGTCTGATTTCTTTGAAATGGCTTCAGTATGCCTCGATCACGCTTTCTTTTTGTTTTTTTATCTGGGCAACGGTTCAAAAATTCAGGGGCAGACAGATTTTTTCAGGTGTGGGCATTTTTATTTTTTTATTTTTTGCCGGCACAACTCTGGCTGCGGGACTTGAATACAACCGGATTAACTCGAATGTAAAAGCTGTTATTCTTGCTGAAAAAGCCGGTGTTCGTTCCGGAACCATGGATAATGCCACTCTCTTGTTTGACCTGCATGCCGGTACACGGGTTCGGGTGCTGGAAAAGAAAGATAACTACATGAAAATCCGTTTTGCCAAAGACAAGGTGGGGTGGGTGGCATGCAAAAATGTAGAAATAATATAG
- a CDS encoding NAD(P)H-dependent glycerol-3-phosphate dehydrogenase yields the protein MDIMNTKIGVVGAGAWGTALAKLLADKGFTLDHWAFETEVKEEITLHRENRSFLPGFSLPPGLVPTNDIEKAVSGKDLVLMVVPSHCMRAVATQMKPFVSPGTVIVSASKGIENKTHMIMTDILSEIIDFLPDHNFGVLSGPSFAKEVAAGIPTVVAAAALKNEVAKFIQKVFSSPNFRVYVNHDIIGTQIGGAMKNVIAIAAGACDGMNMGLNPRAALITRGLTEMNRLGTRLGADPLTLSGLAGVGDLLLTCTGFLSRNYTVGKQIGQGKCLDDIISEMRMVAEGVKTTRSVYNMSKKLNVDLPICAEVYSVLFENSPVERSVERLMGRSLKHELAGVI from the coding sequence ATGGATATCATGAATACAAAAATCGGCGTTGTCGGGGCAGGTGCCTGGGGAACAGCACTTGCCAAACTACTTGCGGATAAAGGGTTTACCCTGGATCATTGGGCTTTTGAAACCGAAGTAAAAGAAGAAATTACCCTTCACAGGGAAAACAGAAGTTTTCTGCCCGGATTCAGTCTGCCCCCAGGGCTTGTACCTACCAATGACATTGAAAAGGCCGTGTCCGGAAAAGATCTTGTGCTCATGGTGGTGCCTTCCCATTGTATGCGCGCGGTGGCCACACAGATGAAACCTTTTGTCTCCCCGGGCACTGTTATCGTCAGTGCTTCCAAGGGGATTGAAAATAAAACGCACATGATTATGACCGATATCCTGTCCGAAATTATTGATTTTTTGCCTGATCACAATTTTGGTGTGCTGTCGGGCCCAAGTTTTGCCAAGGAAGTGGCTGCCGGAATACCAACTGTGGTGGCAGCGGCAGCGTTGAAAAACGAAGTGGCCAAATTTATTCAGAAGGTGTTTTCTTCGCCCAATTTCCGGGTCTATGTTAACCATGATATTATAGGCACCCAGATCGGCGGTGCCATGAAAAACGTGATTGCGATTGCCGCTGGTGCTTGTGACGGAATGAATATGGGACTTAATCCCAGGGCTGCTCTGATCACCCGGGGCCTGACGGAAATGAACCGTTTGGGCACCCGCCTGGGTGCAGACCCCTTAACCCTTTCCGGACTGGCCGGTGTCGGAGATCTGTTGTTGACCTGCACAGGGTTTCTCAGCAGAAATTACACTGTCGGCAAGCAGATCGGCCAAGGCAAGTGCCTGGATGATATTATTTCTGAAATGCGCATGGTGGCCGAAGGTGTTAAAACCACCCGGTCCGTTTACAACATGTCAAAAAAGCTTAATGTCGATCTGCCCATCTGTGCTGAAGTCTATTCTGTCCTGTTTGAAAACAGCCCTGTGGAAAGATCTGTTGAGCGGCTCATGGGCCGGTCCCTGAAACACGAGTTGGCAGGCGTGATCTGA
- a CDS encoding HDOD domain-containing protein — translation MTTIEKRQGEETIANAIALDILNAKFKIPPMPANGAKLISLIRKPIDDIEVDDFVKIIDSDPGLLSMILQLANSIYFKGVNEIYSLRSAIVRVGLQETINTTNLYFFKRMFPKIPEIKGFQPQAYWAFSWACANAARRLGHPNLDMNVNPGELYIAGLLHGIGKLILAIQYPFEFSKCIQTAAKLKLPIHTVELDEFGTTDAHIASKLLRIWHIPSRICTSIEFYRNPDLAPEKERHIAALIQFAYAVASMSGIGKNGDGCVTSLESTWIDGQSGLPLSKKEIQETVVKEIQRSLEKKSESITGIAPPKQDTVSEPKNALSQHRQIDNIKNSMPAKLDSTKADSSKTRFFTWIRSLFH, via the coding sequence ATGACGACCATAGAAAAAAGACAGGGCGAGGAAACCATTGCCAATGCCATAGCATTGGATATTTTAAACGCTAAATTCAAAATACCTCCCATGCCGGCCAATGGGGCAAAATTGATCTCCCTAATCAGAAAACCGATTGATGATATAGAAGTCGATGATTTTGTAAAGATCATTGATTCGGATCCAGGGCTTTTATCCATGATTCTTCAATTGGCAAATTCCATCTATTTCAAGGGAGTTAATGAGATTTACAGTTTGCGGTCAGCCATTGTCCGTGTTGGACTTCAAGAGACCATCAATACAACCAATTTGTATTTTTTCAAGCGTATGTTCCCAAAGATTCCTGAAATAAAGGGGTTTCAACCCCAAGCGTATTGGGCTTTTTCCTGGGCTTGCGCTAATGCGGCAAGACGTCTGGGGCATCCGAACCTGGACATGAATGTCAATCCGGGTGAACTTTATATCGCAGGATTGCTTCATGGTATTGGAAAATTAATTCTTGCAATTCAATATCCTTTTGAGTTTTCAAAATGCATTCAAACAGCCGCTAAATTAAAATTACCAATTCATACTGTTGAGCTGGATGAATTTGGAACTACAGACGCTCATATCGCATCAAAATTGTTGCGGATCTGGCATATCCCTTCCCGGATTTGTACGAGTATAGAATTTTACCGGAATCCGGATTTGGCACCGGAAAAGGAGAGACATATTGCGGCATTAATTCAGTTCGCCTATGCCGTTGCCTCAATGTCCGGTATTGGGAAAAACGGCGATGGCTGTGTCACTTCGCTGGAATCCACCTGGATCGACGGACAATCGGGATTACCATTGTCCAAAAAGGAAATTCAGGAAACGGTTGTCAAGGAGATCCAAAGGTCTCTGGAGAAAAAATCAGAAAGCATCACCGGTATCGCTCCCCCAAAACAAGATACGGTATCTGAGCCTAAAAATGCGCTTTCTCAACATCGGCAGATTGATAATATAAAAAATTCAATGCCGGCCAAGCTGGATTCAACTAAAGCCGACTCGTCTAAAACTCGATTTTTTACCTGGATACGGTCATTGTTTCATTGA
- the rnhA gene encoding ribonuclease HI, translating to MKFYAVARGRKTGIFTSWPDAECQVKGFAGARFKSFKTKQQALAFLEDPSYTNSASLTKKFDSAPKQNKTGQQPANYEYPENAVIVYTDGGAIGNPGPGGYGVVFETGETFSGGFNLTTNNRMELLAVIVALEALKGETRPICLYSDSRYVVNGITKNWAKSWKRKGWKKSDGSPAMNPDLWQRLLDLLPGLDIRFIWVKGHAGNPLNEACDHLANSTARMPGLPDDTGYLKSRKESA from the coding sequence ATGAAATTCTACGCAGTGGCCAGGGGCCGAAAAACAGGTATATTCACATCATGGCCGGATGCCGAGTGCCAGGTCAAAGGATTTGCAGGCGCCCGATTCAAAAGCTTTAAAACAAAACAGCAGGCCTTGGCCTTTCTGGAGGATCCTTCCTACACAAATTCTGCATCTTTAACTAAAAAGTTTGATAGTGCCCCAAAGCAAAATAAGACCGGGCAGCAGCCGGCCAATTATGAATATCCGGAAAATGCGGTGATAGTGTATACGGACGGTGGGGCCATCGGAAACCCTGGCCCCGGCGGATATGGCGTAGTATTTGAAACAGGGGAAACTTTTTCCGGCGGATTTAACCTGACCACCAACAACCGCATGGAACTTTTGGCTGTGATCGTGGCCCTTGAAGCATTAAAAGGGGAAACCCGTCCCATCTGCCTGTATTCGGATTCCCGGTATGTTGTCAACGGTATTACCAAAAACTGGGCAAAGTCATGGAAACGTAAGGGCTGGAAAAAATCCGACGGCAGCCCGGCCATGAATCCTGATCTGTGGCAGCGTCTTCTGGATCTGCTGCCGGGTCTTGATATTCGGTTCATCTGGGTAAAAGGCCATGCCGGTAACCCCTTGAACGAAGCCTGCGATCACCTTGCCAATTCAACAGCACGCATGCCCGGCCTGCCGGATGACACAGGTTATCTTAAAAGCCGCAAAGAGAGCGCATAA
- a CDS encoding Tgt2/MlaC family protein, with the protein MKTIRALFLFAIMFSAMHVLTQQALAEYASSATQSLKVRIDAILDVLNAPEFQGDEKKESRRQKIRDIVLNGFDFGRMAQSSLGKHWRGRTPQEKQVFTVRFQRLIENTYISKLETYTNEKVVYLDEQLKRKKDREYAKVQTQIIATDGTEVPIVYMMHRQGTDPWLVFDINIEGVSMVNNYRSQFGEFLGQKPFSELLNDIDAKNSSE; encoded by the coding sequence ATGAAAACAATCAGAGCACTGTTTTTATTTGCCATCATGTTTTCTGCAATGCATGTTTTGACCCAACAGGCACTGGCTGAATATGCCTCATCAGCCACTCAGTCCCTTAAGGTCAGGATTGATGCTATCCTTGATGTACTTAATGCTCCTGAATTTCAGGGAGATGAGAAAAAAGAGAGCCGCAGGCAGAAAATCCGTGACATTGTCCTGAATGGTTTCGATTTTGGTCGTATGGCCCAGTCCTCTCTTGGGAAACATTGGAGAGGACGAACCCCGCAGGAAAAGCAGGTGTTTACGGTCCGGTTCCAGCGTTTGATTGAAAATACATATATATCAAAGCTGGAAACCTATACCAATGAAAAGGTTGTCTATCTTGATGAGCAGCTCAAAAGGAAAAAAGACCGGGAATACGCAAAAGTTCAGACCCAGATTATTGCCACCGATGGTACTGAAGTCCCCATTGTCTATATGATGCACAGGCAGGGCACAGATCCCTGGCTGGTATTTGATATCAACATTGAAGGGGTAAGTATGGTTAATAATTACCGCTCTCAGTTTGGTGAATTCCTCGGCCAAAAACCGTTTTCAGAGCTGCTCAACGATATTGATGCAAAAAACAGCTCTGAATAA